The window ataacaccaagcaataaaaaaaaaaagtgaaactcaccacatccaaactcacgggaaaaaaaaagtggaccccatattaatagaatcaagcaatattaaaaaaaaaggtgaatccaattaaaaaaaaaaactatataaagcatgggtttagacccatgcttcatcgtccgttgtcccttaaaaaaaagggtgggcccataCTAAATAAtatcgagcaataaaaaaaaggaagaaaaaaaagtagaactcaccacatccaaattcaagggaaaaaaaagtggaccccatattaatagattcaagcaatattaaaaaaacaaaggtgaatcccatattaataaaacaaataatgttaaaaaacaaatgcttagaaaatcaaataattaaatcaataatgatggactcattgccacatgcgtatcaacccattagtgggagcaaatgaaattattatacagcaatatacttaaaatacttatatattaaaataagatagaatttaattactttttcattttttccttactctaataaatgtgaaaagagattaatgtcataaaagaaaaaataatattaaatggaaatcaaataattaataagctaaattagtgaaattataattctaattgacgtttccttaaaaaccgtgtaaaaaataacatgacaagtaaaatgagttaaacaaaaaatatttactaaaaattaaaaaataagaagttcttcatggccccatattaaacatcaatcagtattaaaaaaaaaatgaaacccaccacatccaaactcttgggaaaaaaaatgtgggccccatatacattaaacaacaactaatattaaaaaaaatgaatcccatattaaaaaaacaaacaatgttaagaaaaagtgcttagaaaatcaaacaattaaatcaataatgatggatttattaccacatgcgtatcaacccattagtgggagcatatgaaattattgtataacaacatacttaaaatacttatatattaaaataagatagaatttaattactttttcattttttccttactctaataaatgtgaaaagagattaatgtcataaaagaaaaaataatattaaatagagatcaaataattaataaggtaaattagtgaaattataattctaattgatgtttccttaaaaaacatgtaaaaaacaacatgacaagtaaaatgagttaaacaaaaaatatttactaaaaatttaaaaatagaagttcttcatttaaatagaaaatcaaatttctacttcgtttcatcttaaacatataaaattaatataataatttgaattagaattatccaaatcaaattttgattaaaaaattatatgtattactttactattactactatatagaagagccagttTATAGAGGCAacatcgtcgtccgtgttcggtcctatttttttatttaagagtaaaaaaaaatcctttgtggtcccacccacttttttatttaaggcaaaacaaatgacgttttatactttatattaccaactcttctaaaaagtagatagcaatactttattatatttctatttttctactatatagaagcatcagtttacccatgcttcgtcgatagtcactcttaaaaaaaaaaaaaaaaacaactggaccccaccctccccaaactcatggaaaaaaagtggacctcaccCTCTTCAAAgtcatgaaaaaaaaatggaccccatattaaaaaaaaaaaaaaaaaaggcaacgtcaaaaaaaaaaaaaaaaacgtgcatcccatatactaaaaaatcaaaaaatattcatataattcccaaagtatccccatcaagtcaataatagtggattaattgccacatgcatattaacccattagtgagaacaaatgaaattattgcacagcaaaaaacatggacctcatattattacttttcttcaaaatatttaattgctgtattttctattcctccatgtcatttatttattatgtttattaGGACTAGactagtagcgactctacttggGAGGAACctcgggtgtgtcctagtccggcaataaagtgagttgaatatTTACGTGGAAGCCATAATACGAATAAAAAATTAAATGACATTTTGCGGAATTTTTTTTCCTGGAAGCCATAATACGAATAAAAAATTAAATGACATTTTGCGGAAAATTAAACACTTCtaagcaaataaatacattaatcacacattgaagctcgtaggtcaatcgtattttacggatctttaatactagggtgcgtaaaacctttcttaggggatcactagaacccttacctcggaCTTTGATCCTAAAGATTTTTATGTAAAAATCTTTAACCCGATTTTTTTAGTTTTCCATAATAAGTTAGGTGctgactctaaaatactaaaattttATTAAAGCACCAACAATCTCAGattacttttatgccttaacccgcgtaaaagcgaaccgtaatagaaggcgactctgctggggattttttaggttctaaccataaggttttcaatataatgtgatctTAACTGTATTTACTTGCCTATGTGTTTAATTTTCGTAATTTTGAACTGTCATTCATtctatcatatcataaactccgccactcATGGAAAAAGCATgatttcaaaggggacacgcgcGATtgcggtctagccttcactaaaaaatctGAAACACCTTTTGTTTGGAACACAATGAACATTAAattggtgtgcggtcacccaacggccgacaacggttcaccccgagtactccgctcgggtccaaggtcaattgGAAAAAATCCACTCTTGCTtaagcctaagatagagctaagccaaatccaaatgAGAAGTAGACAgggtggtttggatattttagacgtatccaaacccAATAAGGAGACTATCCCGTGTCGAGCACGGTCTATGACCCAAAAAACGCcgcatatcatattatgtgctatgTGAAAACTTTTaaatgtgcctatgaatgaaactaTTGCcttattgggggggggggggggggggggttcacaTTGGGTTTTGTTTTGTAGATATCAATCAATTTAAACTTTGATATGGTCCTGACCACACCTGAGCTGCTACGgatttggtggggccaaatgtccCCGGAAGAGAAAAGAGGAATCTCATGTCATTTAGGAAATTTGACATCCATTATGACTATGACCGGTTGTAAAGATTTGATAGAAGTAATTATCGGATTCTGGGATAGAGACCGGATGGTTTTTCGATTTGGGGATGACATTGAGATGACACCGACACTGGAAGAGTTGAGGGATGTGCGAACTAGCATGGGCTCagggttgaaaagaagaaagaaacccgaccaGAATGCTTTGATCCCAGAAAAAcccacctactcccaaatttgtaGGATGTTTTCTCTAAATTATGCCAATTGGGCTcatggccccaccataccctttagagaaTTACACAGAAGGTTTGGCAGCCCGAGTGGATTTACGGAACATCCCGGAGAATTCAAGACTTATGTCGACTGGATGACTACCAAACCCTTGGCCTTCTCCATTTTCATTTTGAGAACTATGGTCTTTCTCAGAGATTGGTCCTTAGCCATAGATACCCGAGTTATTTCAGTCACTCATGCCATCTTTTACAAAATAACCCAAAAAGTAGAAACTAAATACTTTGACATGACCCCGATCATATTAGCCGATTTGTACCGAGCCCTAAGTCTCTGCCGGAATcattacaaatacttccaaggcTGTAATTTACTCCTGCAATGGTGGATCCTTAAGCATATGGTCAAGGCTAGGGGTGAACAACACTTGAGTAAGCCGACTGAAAGGGATAATCTTCGGGATTTTTGCCCGGACTTCGGAGAACAAAACAgacaaagttggacattcacTTTTTCCAGATTGAATGAAGAaagcattcaatggatgttccatgacttcGTGTCTACTGAAGTTATAGTTTAAGGAAGAAAGTGTCTATTTTTGCCACTTATGGGAATTAGAGGGATTCACCCTTATGCCCCTGCCCGGGTTTTAAGACAATTTGGGAGAATCCACGTCGTACCCCAGATTGGAGGCATAGGAGATTTCATCATCGACTACGACATTGATAGGCCTCCGAGAGCTTTGGATGGTGTCCAAGAATGGAAGGGACGCATGATTTGGGGTCCCGACACTTTAGCCGAAGATAGGTTTCGTCCGGGTTGTGTTGTAGAATATAAGGATTGGTTAAGGGCCGAATTACAAGGCACACTTCCTCCTAGGATTATTCTCTATAGTTGTGTCCAAGACAAGGATTCACAGGCTAAGATCCGAACCCGTTTGATACAAAGGAGAGCTGACGACAGGGGTGctaagtatttggagaaaattgagcATGATAAGGCCGTCATAGAGAGTCTGAGGCATGAGTTGGAGCTTACCAACGATTGTTTGGTTGAGCTAGACAACCGAATGCCGAAGATTCTAGACGATGTCGCTCCACTGACCTTCACACAAAAGGGGTTTCTTATAGAGGCGACTCTGACGTCAGCCCATCTCCATATCTAGACTACCCTTCGGAAAGCAAAGAAAGCCATGACTGATAGAGATCGGGCTTCATCATCCACTACTGAAGGACATTTTTGCTGATTTATTTTTATGCACtatctttactttatcttttgtacccctaCGGGGAAGAATATTACTATTAATGATTATGGGGTAATGGTTTAATTCAACtgacacatttatgtttcaaacgttTAGTTATGTTTAAGAACGCGCATAGTATAATCTTGTGAACTGCTTTGTGTGGTTTTATTTGCTTCCATATGTTTCGTTTAAATGCTCAATTGGTCTCGAATACTATCCACTCACCCAAAGAAAAAATGAACAAAATACCCGCACTAAGCCCAACAATtttctcagaatctgaagatAAACAACAAAACTGCGCCTGAGCTCGAGGTCATGCAGAAGAATGAGGTTTCGCTGTGATGGAAGATTCAAGATCTCGAGAAGCAGATGCGAATGGTAAAAGCCAAGTTTAAGGAGGCGGATGAGTTGTTGGATTTGCCGGAAAGCTCACCCGAAAAACCTGTCGAAACTCAAGGAGAAAATGTCCTTGACAAGGGAAAGGGGATTCTTCCCGAGTACATCCCAATAATAGAAGAGTCCGAGGAAAATTAGATAGAGTTGGACCCACAGGAGCCCACATGGCCATCAAAGGGGGCTGCCTCCGCTGCGCCTTCAAGCATTAAAAGGGAAGAAACCTCTGCTGCACCGCCAAGCCCTAAAGGGGAAGGAGCTTCTGTTGCGTTATCAAGCCCTAGGGAGGAGCCCATAGAGAAAATGGAGTATGCTCGGCCAGCTTCACCTGAATGATGGGCTATTGCAGTCAAAGCATTAGATTGTCCCAACCGAGTCTCGCCTCAGCAGGTGACGAATGAGGAAATGATGATCAAATTCCGAAGCAAAGGAATAGTCAATGTCTTCTTTGATAAGTTACTGCCTTCCCCTATGGTCTTCGCACCTAAGAGATGCCCTTATCACTAAGATCAAGCAAGGCATACCCTCAATGAATGCTTGGCTTTCAAAAGGAGACTCATTAGGTTGATAGATGAGAAAAGTATCATCAAGACGTGGGGCCCGCATTCACTGTTGGTCCATGACAACATCATCCCAACTGAAGGGATTACCCAAAACACTCGTATTTGGTgctacgacttcacggtattcagAGACTCTTATGCCAGCATCTTCCAGAAGTTGGTCAGTATCAGGAAGATTAGCCCCATCAGAACCAGAAGGGCAAAAACCCAAGGAGTTGGCCGCTGCAGAATGTGTCTGTATCATTCTGGAGCTTTAGGGCATGACATAGAAGAATGTGATGTGTTCAAGTTTGAGTTGGAAAACTTTGTCCACAAGGGAGCCCTTTGGTTGGTACTTCCTTCTCAGTATTAGGATTCGGGAGCCTTAGGGCGAGGAAAGGTTGAACGGACAAACCACCTATattgacctcaaaagaaaggtcgcttattgggtagttttaggggatcccattttttgtatttaacatagatttgtcccccccccccccccccccaattttgtGTAAACGGAACTGCGCTGACCTGATGTCCCTaggagggatacgtaggaagcCTCTATCAGGCCTGGTAACGGGTAGGTTTAAGATTATTTTGATGTAAACTGAACTACAGAAGGGCCTGACTTCCCAtagagggatacgtaggcagtctacataaaactcggtccctatatattataaatattatatcccCTCACTCAAACAAAGCCCAAGTACCCCAAACCcggtacaagagatcaattgagcatttaaatcaaacatatgacCATTTACGTGTTAAATGTTAAACCGCCATTtatatgtgatatcttgcttttctttcctttattttgaCGAAACTAAATTTTATTTGCCTTtaagttattcttttcttatagaaagagaagtTGATTCGTGTACACACTAGCATACTTCACACGGTCTATAGCtacaatagcatccttatccctacAAGTCAAAGGCaaagagaaaatgactggtacttcgGAGAACGAAACTACTCCTACTGACATCGCTCTCAGGGAATCGCCTCTGCGCAAGCTGCCCGAATCATCACCCACTGAAGAcgtcatgaaaatgatgtttgaaaaaATTGCCCATCTTCAAGAAGAAGTAGCGCGAAACAAAGCTGCTAATGCTGCCCGAGAGGCCCCTgctgaagaaagaaggcctccgCTGTTTTTTCCATCTCTGAATTCACCATTACCAGATCACTTCCCCACTAGGTCTGTTATGACCACCATGCCATTTACCCCAATCGATGGACACATTGGTGCCTCAAGCCATATCCCACCACCACTTAACACCAATCAAATTCACGGGACCGCCCACTCTATCCCTTTTACCCAGCACCACAAAATACCCACCGTGGCGTCACTATACAACCAAGCATCACCCCGTTACCAACTAACAAAAGCACCCCGATTGCTCAAATTCGCCCTGTTGTTTCTTTCCACACGACTGTCACACCAGGTACCATCTCGCTCGATCAAGAAATTGACCActatgaagaaatggaaaaggCATGGAAGGCTAAGTAGGAAAAACAGGAAGAAAGGCTTGAGCGGAAGATGACCGAAATGTTGGAATGATCTATGAGGTCTACCCTCACTGGCAGAGGTCTGAGCTATGATGATATGCGTATGCATCCCAATTTGGATTTACCCGAAGGCTTCAAAGTAGCCCGGTTCGAATTGTTTAACGGGACGGGCAATCCTATAGCGCACCTGCGGGCCTACTGCGACCAGTTGGTCGGTGTCCGAGACAATCAAACGCTCATCATGAGGTTGTTCAGCTGGAGTTTGACAGGGGAAGCCTCAGAATGGTTCAAGGCACAAGATATACGCCGTTGGGTCACATGGGAGGTCATGGCTGCTgctttcatggaaagattctgCTTTAATATGGAGACGGTGCCAGATACATATTATTTGGAGAAAGTGAAACAGAAATCCACCGAGAACTTCCGCGAATATACAAACCGGTGGAGAACGGAGGCTGCCTGAGTACAACTTTATATGGGCGAGGGAGAACTAGTGTCGATTTTTATCCGCTCACAAGAGACGGACTTCTATGATAGAATGCTTTCAATGGTAGGGAGACCCTTCTCGGAATTGGTCAAAATAggcgaggccatagaagatggtttCAAAACCGGCCGAATCATAATCATGTCTGGAAACTTTGCCGGTTCAAGTTCACCCGGGTTCATGCGCGAGAAGAAAGAAGACGTGGCTAGCATATCCCACACCCTTGAGCCTAAAAGAAGGGAAGATTTCCCGATGGAAGCATATGCTTCACCTCCTCCAAACACCTACGTACCCACCCCTTACAACACGGTGCACGTATATTACGCGCAACCGaccttccaatcaccaccccAAAACTACCAAGATCCACCAAATGCCTTCTGATCACCTACCctaaattaccaagctccacagccaaattatcaaactcCTCCACCCATTTACCGTACCCCACAAAATAACCAATCCAACATCTACCAGAATCAACCTCCACCAAACGCCTATAATGCACCACGTCCGAATTTCGAAAAGAAACCTCCCTGGGTGTTCACTCTATTGATGGAATCTCGGACTGAGTTATTCAAAAGGTTAAGTGTGGCTGGGATGATCCAGGTACTACCACCAAAGGTCGTTGACCCAAAAAATCAATTTTACCGAGCTGATTGGATACGTACCTATCATTCCAATGGTGTATGGCACAGTACTGAAGATTGCATCAATCTCAAGTACAAAATACAAGACTTGATTGACCGAAAGGAAATCAGACTCCAAACAGCTCCTCCGAATGTGAACACCAACCCTTTTCTAAATCATGGCAACAATATGATTCACATGATCGAAAGAGAAGAAGATTGGGTTGCAGGGAGGACCACAATCCGCTATTCTATGAAAGAACTGGAGCGCACAGTGGCGTCATTATCCTTACAAGAACGCCCGAATTTCAAAGTATTAATCCCAACGCCAGTGACAGTACACGTTGCTCAAATGACTCCAGCGCCACCTCGCAAATAGTTTGTAGTCCAAGTTGCTGCCGCACACGGTATCACAAGATCAGGGAGATGTTATACTCCTGAAGACCTAGCCCAGGGGGCAACCCAAAGGGAGGGTAATCAGAAAAGGACTATCACTGAAGGTAAAGCCAAAGACTTTTGGCGCTGAATGCAGCCAAAGGAATACTCTATTGTTGAGCATTTAAAGAAGATGCCAACCCAAATATCAGTGCTAGCTTTACTGCAAAGTTCACCCCAACACCGCCTAGCTCTAATGAAGGTGTTGGAGGAAGCTCATGTCCCAGCTAGAACAAACAGTGAAAACCTGGCCGAAATAGTCGCCCACTTCATGGAGGAACATCAAATTGCCTTCACAGAGAAGGAATTGCCCAAGGAAGGCATAAATTACAACAAAGCATTGCACATCACTATCAAGTATCACAACAAAGTGGTAACCCGGGTGTTGATTGACAATGGGGCAGGACTCAACATTTGCCCCGAATCTACCCTGACTCAGCTGAGGCATAACCTGGGAAAGGTTCGTCAAAGCCAGACTAACATAAGAGCATTTGACGGAGGACGTTGTGACGCCACTGGAGTACTTGATTTGGATGTTCAAATAGGACCTGTTGAGTTCACcactgaattccaagtcatggaaatacgTACCAATTACAATTTTCTTCTGGGAAGACCATGGATTCATATGGCAGGGGCGGTACCATCCTCGCTCCATCAATCTGTAAAATTTGTCTGGAAGGAAAAGAAGTGGTGATCCACAGAAAAGCCAGCATGCACAACTATCCAGACAACTCCGTACCTCTCATTGAAGCCACACCCAAAGGAATGAATTTCCATGTCATGGAGTTAGTTGGAGATGGCCACAAGATAGACTCCCTGGAAACTACCATGCCAGCGGTTTATAAAATGATTGCTTCCACCGTGATTCTAAATGGGTTTGAACCCGGAAAAGGTTTAGGGAAGAATTTGTAGGGCATCACTGAGCCCATTCCTATCCTCCAAGGTAATTTTCGCTTTGGGCTTGGCTACATTCCAACAAAGGTAGAGATACTTACCAAGAAGAAACAAGAGGTTACAGATCTCTGCAAACCCATTCCAAATCTGTACTAGTCATTTCCCCACAGAATGTCTATGCCTGAGGatgctgacattgaagaagggataaggatgctattccaAGAGGAAGATTGCTTCGTGATCCTAGAATACTGTGCCGAAGCACCTAACATCAGAGAGGCAAAACCGGGCAAGCAGCTGTCTAACTGGACCTTTATCCCGCTACTGGCTCTTAggtagagaaagatgaatttatttttgaaaatagGGAGAATCGGTCGAGGCCCAATTACTCACCCTCTTTGTCACTTACATACCTCGAAATCTTTTCAAAAACAGAAATGGCTTGTTCTAAGcgaggaccacagtttgtacacctaatatttttaaattaatgaaagCCTCGATTTATTAAAACTGTTTTATTTGTttcatgcatgttttatactaacatatttcaccttgaattttctttttagtaataaaaataataaagcaaccttaaatgtcatgacatgttgcaaAAAGAATGAGTCGAGCAGCGTAGATGAAGAAGAATATGAGGAATACAACGAGAGCACAAAGCTACCCGAGGGTCTCACAGAGGAAGTAGAACAATTGGAGAATGAGCAGAAGCTGAACTTGGATGAAATAGAAGCTATAAATCTAGGTGATGAAGAGGATATCAAAGAGACGAGGGTAAGTGCACACGTAGATACCCCTCTCAATGAGGAATTGACAAGTTTTCTAAGGGAGTACGCGGATGTCTTTGCATGGTTATACGCCGACATGCCAGGGCTAAGTACTAGCATAGTGTCTCATAGGCTACCCATCAATGAGGGGTTTGCTACAGTAAAGCATAAAACCCGACAATTCAAACCGAATCTTAGTATCCGAATCAAAGATGAGGTGGAGAAACAGATTGAGTCCGGAATGGTGGAAGTGAAATCCTACCCCACATGGCTAGCCAATATAGTCCTAGTACCTAAGAAAGACGGCAAGATAAGAATCTGTGTGGATTACTGAGATCTTAAAAAGGCTAGCCCAAAGGAAAAATTTTCGCTCCCGAACATCCATATACTCATAGACAATTGTGCCAAGCATGAGTTACAATCGTTTGTAGATTGTTTCGCCGGCTACCACCAGATTTTAATGGATAGAGAGCATGTCGAGAACACAGCTTTCATCACCCCATGGGGAGTGTACCACTACAGGGTAATGCCCTTCAGCCTCAAGAACGCCGGCGTAACATACATGAGGGCAATGACTACCGTTTTTCACGACATGATCCatagagagattgaagtctatgtggacgatgtcattatcaagtcaagggagagttcggagcataccacacatttgaggaaattcttcgaCAGACTCCGGAAGTTTAATTTGAAATTGAACTCGACCAAATGTGCGTTCGGAGTACTGGCTAGAAAGTTACTGGCTGGAAACTATTCTTTGACGGAGCAGTGAATTACAAAGGTTCCAAAATCGGAGCGGTTTTGATATCAGAAAATGGGCAACACTACCCCATGGCCGCCAAGCTCAAATTTCGCTATACCAACAGCATGGATGAATATGAAGCCTGCATCCTAGGTCTCAGAATGGCGCTGGATATGGATATCAATGAATTATTGGTcattggagattccgacctgctGATTCGTCAGgtacaaggcgaatgggccattaagaatgaaaagatcttacCATATGTGAACCTGGCACAGAGATTGTGCAAGAAGTTCAGAAAGATTGAGTTTCGATATACGCCAAGGGCTCAGAATGAATTTGCTGATGCACTGGCCACAATAGTGTCAATGATCCAGCATCCGGAAAGCAGTCGCATCGACTAGCTAAGGATAAGTATGAAAGAAGAACATGCCTACTGTTGCCATGTGGAAGCTGAGCCAGATGGCAAGCCATGGTACAGCAACATCACAATGTATCCCGAAGGCATTACCaatggacaaaagaagaccatccgAAGAATTACGAATGGTTTCTTCCTAAAcaaagaggtactgtacaaacgGACGCCTGATTTGGGTCTTCTTAGATGTGTAAATGTCGGTGAAGCCACCAGACTTCTAGAAGAAGTACATGCGGGAACATATGGACCCCAGATGAATGGATTCGTACTAGAAAAGAAGATTCTATGAGCTGGATATTATTGGATGACTACAGAGAGTGACTGCTAAAAATATGTGCAAAGGTGCCATCAGTTCCAGATCAACGGTGATCTGATCAAAGTCTTTCCGAGTGAGCTTAATGCTATGAGATCACCATAGCCTTTCatcgcttggggcatggatgttattGGACCCATTGAACCCGCAGCCTCGAATGGCCACCGGTTCATCTTGGTTGCCATTGATATTTCACCAAGTGGGTGCAAGCAACGTCTCACAAATcaataacaaagaaagtggtggcGGAATTTGTTCGGAACCACATCATATGCAGATTCAGTATGCCCGAATCCATCATAACAGACAACAGAGAAAATCTGAATAGCCACCTGATGAAGGATATCTATGAGTAATTCAATATCACCCAGCGAAATTCAATAGCttaccggccacaaatgaatggagccgtagaagcagccaacaagaatatcaagaggatattaagGAAAATGACTGATAATTATAAGGgttggcacgagcagttgccttatgctttacTGGAATACCATACTACGGCCAGGACTTCAACAGGAGCGACTCCATACCTGTTGGTCTACGAAACTGTCATACCCGCTGAAGTTGAGATACTTTTCCTGAGAATCATTCAGGAAGCAGAATTAGATAATGCTGAATGGGTTCGAGCTCGATATGAGCAATTAGCCTTAATTGATAAGAAAATGATGGTTGATGTATGTCATAGTCAATTGTTTCGGCAAAGAATGGCAAGAGCTTTCAACAAACGAGTCAAAATCAGATTTTTTCAGATCGGGCAACTGGTGCTCAAAAGGATTTTTCCACCtcaagaggaatataaagggaTGTTTGCTCCAAACTGGAAAGGTCCTTATGTGGTCCGTAAATTATTCTCCGGAGGAGCAGTAGTACTGGCGGAAATAGACAGTCAAGAGTGGCCGAAACTGATCAACTAAGATgcaatcaagcgctactatgcatGAAGAAAGAGCTTCTTAGTTTGTAATAGTACTCTTTGCTTGTAATCGATTATTCTATTTTTTGCTTGTATTAgttgtttccttttgcttgtaataGATAGGCTAAATAAAACatcttttgtaatatgaactaagCAATGGCCTGATTTCCCTACaatgggatacataggcagtccatTTGAGACCCGGTCGCTTTATTAGTAAAAACCCGAAGTCCATTATTTTTATTTCGGAACTACGTTCGActtgaattcctgctgcgacaggatacgtaggctcTCTTTTAGCTCAGTCgcataaaaagaaaaacccaagaaaaccCCTAGGGAGCCTCAGAGATAGGACTTCATAAAGAAGCAGGGACTGCTGCATGcccaactggggcagaatttttgtcacaccccaaaacccactctagatgtgaccggcatccgatgtcatgaacaacatcgaaagaacctaaacgatgcaataataacacttgaacccgccaggttcaacattcgcctccaacagtttattaaaataaatgtaaacagatcatgaatatatgaattaaatcagcggaagtatttattaatcaaatacttaATCAAACGTAACAACATGCCCGAGatttaatcaataactcaacaactacccacaagaatgtatattatggagcctctaagaagaaggaataatagtttgactcatcgggacgcaacccgaaaaact is drawn from Lycium barbarum isolate Lr01 chromosome 8, ASM1917538v2, whole genome shotgun sequence and contains these coding sequences:
- the LOC132607927 gene encoding uncharacterized protein LOC132607927, coding for MTDNYKGWHEQLPYALLEYHTTARTSTGATPYLLVYETVIPAEVEILFLRIIQEAELDNAEWVRARYEQLALIDKKMMVDVCHSQLFRQRMARAFNKRVKIRFFQIGQLVLKRIFPPQEEYKGMFAPNWKGPYVVRKLFSGGAVVLAEIDSQEWPKLIN